Proteins from one Terriglobus tenax genomic window:
- a CDS encoding Atu2307/SP_0267 family LLM class monooxygenase, with amino-acid sequence MQIGIDSFVDYTPDESGNIVSPQQRMADLLEEIALADKAGLAAFGIGEHHRPDYLASSPATILAAAAAITKNIRLQSSVTVLSSDEPVRVFQQFATVDLISNGRAEIVVGRGSFTESYPLFGYDLKLYDKLFAEKLDLLLHLREETNVTWEGELRPSLHGEGVYPRPVQKKLPIWLGVGGTPQSFARAGLLGLPLMVAVIGGEPHRFRPLIDLYRKAYLQSGHPEQEMKVGLHVLGFLADTDQKAGDTMFPVWQRQFAKIGAERGWGAPQTRAQFDGNASPAGAFFVGSPQTVAAKLKYVNEVLGGVDRVNIQLTSGTLPHEDVMRAVELLGEAAKLTV; translated from the coding sequence ATGCAGATCGGAATCGACAGCTTCGTGGATTACACGCCGGACGAGTCCGGCAACATCGTCTCTCCGCAGCAGCGTATGGCAGACCTGCTGGAGGAGATCGCGCTCGCCGACAAGGCTGGCCTTGCTGCCTTTGGTATCGGCGAGCATCATCGCCCGGACTACCTTGCCAGCTCCCCGGCCACGATCCTGGCTGCAGCTGCGGCCATCACGAAGAACATTCGCCTGCAGAGTTCGGTCACGGTGCTTAGCTCGGACGAGCCCGTCCGCGTCTTTCAGCAGTTCGCCACGGTGGACCTGATCTCGAATGGCCGTGCGGAGATCGTCGTTGGCCGTGGCTCGTTTACAGAGAGCTACCCGCTCTTTGGTTACGACCTGAAGCTCTACGACAAGCTCTTTGCGGAGAAGCTTGACCTGCTGCTCCACCTGCGGGAGGAGACCAACGTCACCTGGGAGGGGGAACTGCGTCCGTCCCTGCACGGTGAAGGAGTCTACCCGCGCCCGGTACAAAAGAAGCTGCCTATCTGGCTCGGTGTAGGCGGAACGCCGCAGTCATTTGCGCGTGCCGGCCTGCTCGGCCTGCCGTTGATGGTTGCCGTCATCGGCGGAGAGCCGCACCGCTTCCGCCCGCTGATTGACCTCTACCGTAAGGCTTACCTGCAGTCCGGCCACCCGGAGCAGGAGATGAAGGTTGGCCTGCATGTTCTCGGCTTCCTGGCGGATACCGACCAGAAGGCAGGCGACACGATGTTTCCAGTCTGGCAGCGCCAGTTCGCGAAGATCGGCGCCGAACGTGGCTGGGGTGCTCCGCAGACCCGCGCACAGTTTGACGGCAATGCATCGCCAGCAGGAGCGTTCTTTGTCGGCAGCCCGCAGACGGTCGCTGCCAAGCTGAAGTACGTCAATGAAGTGCTCGGCGGAGTCGACCGCGTGAATATCCAGCTCACCTCCGGCACCCTGCCGCATGAGGACGTGATGCGCGCGGTCGAGCTTCTGGGCGAAGCCGCAAAGCTGACCGTCTGA
- a CDS encoding Arm DNA-binding domain-containing protein — MGLTLKEIENAKPLAKQYKLADSRGLCLLVTPSGGKLWRWRYRFACKEKMMAFGEFRTVSLKEVRDLHFAARQTLANGIDRCDFASTSSLWAWQLEP; from the coding sequence ATGGGACTCACTCTCAAAGAAATTGAGAACGCTAAACCACTAGCCAAGCAATACAAGTTGGCGGACAGTCGCGGCCTCTGTCTCTTAGTCACTCCTTCGGGTGGAAAGCTGTGGCGTTGGCGTTATCGGTTCGCTTGTAAAGAGAAGATGATGGCTTTCGGGGAATTCCGGACGGTGTCTCTGAAGGAAGTTCGCGACCTGCATTTCGCCGCTCGTCAGACATTGGCTAACGGGATCGACCGTTGCGATTTCGCCTCTACCTCGAGTCTCTGGGCCTGGCAGCTGGAACCGTAA
- a CDS encoding tyrosine-type recombinase/integrase encodes MEPAWDLRSACDLAMLSVLVGCGLRRAEPSALTVEDLQIRQGHWAIVDLVGKGSHVRTVPMPAWVKDAVDHWRSLAKVTSGRVFRAVSRHGTPWGRAYPRT; translated from the coding sequence TTGGAGCCCGCATGGGATCTGCGCAGTGCATGCGATCTCGCAATGTTGTCTGTGCTTGTGGGCTGCGGCTTACGCCGGGCGGAGCCCTCTGCGCTGACAGTTGAGGATTTACAGATCAGACAAGGGCATTGGGCGATTGTGGACCTCGTCGGCAAAGGCAGTCATGTCCGTACCGTGCCGATGCCTGCTTGGGTGAAGGATGCTGTCGATCATTGGAGAAGTCTGGCGAAGGTGACCTCAGGCCGAGTATTCCGAGCTGTTAGCCGGCATGGGACGCCCTGGGGCAGGGCATATCCGAGAACGTGA